A single Branchiostoma floridae strain S238N-H82 chromosome 11, Bfl_VNyyK, whole genome shotgun sequence DNA region contains:
- the LOC118426443 gene encoding uncharacterized protein LOC118426443 isoform X2 — translation MRDTTAVQYLEAFLYTMDTINRRSDLLSSATLGTIILDTCSSSDKAASQVLRLHNNELSASSNGEPANATNIMAYVGGKEDDITKAVAGVLSPLMITQVSYGSTGSIFNDRGVFPTLLRTVPSNEQQAVVMVSVMKEFGWSYASVVYTSDAYGVSGKDLFVQTAQQNGVCVATIVQIPDVRTNDAMDRIIEQLRAKRGATAVAVFAGSAATRSLLQAADRAATAGEFVWFGGTTWGTEQDVTQGLGFVSRGAFTIVLKSDILAGFDTYFRTLRPSSNTRNPWFNEFWEETFSCYLTEKDPSFPPRPSCTGAERLEDSWVHDTFVSYTATALFSIAHGLTRLAMDVCGSATFCEGLLNHPDRQALTIQYIKNASFTEVGLSHTFTDQGAGQPNYVIMNYQRDGNNYHYTQVGTYSGDILTLSRLDVRMYDRNGDVITPTSKCIENCNLCLTEAARVDERFLLVTEDVDVLVAGVFPIHEAGDGIFTCGDMNQAGFELLEAFLFAIDRVNDDGTLLTNVKLGPFAIDSCSSSMRASRDVSNFYSRSVTFQNSLDPPARPSDVIGYVAEETDTVTAAVANQITPFRVVNVAYGATGVELGEANTFPYVLRTVPSDLRQANALLSIVQRFGWSYVSVVLSDNTYGRTLSIEFARISKDAGVCIATTQTIKTTATAGDLSAIVTALKTKLPGAVGLVLFTSAEDTRRLLEALTASTDAAGVFILVTGTKWGDLLSVARDFEIAARGAITLTIPASPVQDWQTYFENLQPGSYFRNPWFNEFWNDHFQCDFSNTQDRKYDSTCLGTERLNFGANGLAQELYVPYVIDAVYGIANGLHSLLVNTCGAPSLCPQFRNMSNAGPLLREELTKIKFAGANARQFGFTETGDGNARYNVLNYQRKVDGSYGFVEVGSYTSAALDLNVADVRVYNRPGQVLTQIPRSACNGTCFECLDESFPNRCTNGSATAGSAAVVDGDIFVAGLFPIHDSGHDVYSCGSINEWEMQLFEAYMFALDRINADPSILPSVRLGTIALDTCESARKAARDIANFLSGEKTYYVTEYSSSFVEPASTLAVIGASEGDVSLSTMGVVETFKMAQVSYASPEIPMTTRANYEYLLRTVPALERQVQALMDMASYFKWKYVSVLYTPTVYGTVLFERFKEEAKTRGVCSAVQQELRNNFTQPNFDDVIVELRRKSEASTVILFTERAETENVLLAAQRVNVRSFYTWIVTSKVAGDVDVSLSQDSVINGAVLLKVEAQEVPEFDTYLETLTPETNRRNPWFKEFWQEHFQCNLPNEPVKYPVVCSGNERLTESSLTRNPAIVHVIRAVYAVAHGLDTTRKFYCPTEPEVCDNFRNANDKPERAYGFVRDVDLIGIAGSRFRFTTTGDGDVGYEILNYEITAPPSRFGYVKIGTWSDGLFLERSPDSTSTETVKYPPSQCTGECTECVQQGIMPAPPQEQRIDVPTQVRTRDVWAIICMTLAALGMFLTVMLIIYFLVKVRSSSLSGVTTSTSLGYIILFGLFTMYAMVLPFVMTPNDVVCGVRRFGLGFVYALTHGAILVKTVRIWRMSRMEKAGFPGEDAKFTRNWSNVFIVCALMLPQIAIGVSWLLASPPATYSLGTTIYCGYSRAGLLLSLLYVMFLVFLTVIYSFVARNYSMNMWEARYIIAMTWLCVCVWIAWACVLMLTERDFWDPAVCVGLLLIATFILILLFVPKLQAFASYHHNFTSHYDINKRPNSIQRSEVETDSMGSLDSIYGVASLQDSAVTADAFYRNKTANGKLSRSVSNTSNHAGASNLYVYDGRRERPNDLEITNIDSIVDEENESKEESYGYCFGKEHDAWDFYQSERRRRRG, via the exons ATGAGAGACACCACCGCCGTACAGTACCTGGAGGCCTTCCTCTACACCATGGACACCATCAACAGGAGGAGCGACCTGCTGTCCTCAGCTACCCTGGGAACGATCATCCTAGACACGTGCTCCAGCTCCGACAAAGCAGCCTCGCAG GTACTGAGACTACACAATAACGAACTGTCTGCCAGTTCTAACGGCGAGCCAGCAAACGCCACGAACATCATGGCGTACGTCGGGGGCAAGGAAGACGACATCACCAAGGCGGTGGCGGGAGTCCTCAGCCCCTTGATGATTACTCAAGTAAGTTACGGCTCAACAGGTAGCATCTTCAACGACCGCGGCGTCTTCCCTACGCTGTTAAGGACGGTGCCGTCCAACGAGCAGCAGGCCGTTGTCATGGTGTCAGTTATGAAGGAGTTTGGTTGGTCTTACGCTTCTGTTGTGTATACGTCAGACGCTTATGGGGTTTCCGGAAAGGATTTGTTTGTCCAAACTGCGCAACAAAATGGCGTCTGTGTTGCCACGATCGTCCAGATACCAGACGTGCGAACCAATGATGCAATGGACAGGATCATAGAACAGCTGAGGGCGAAAAGGGGAGCAACAGCCGTGGCGGTGTTTGCTGGTTCCGCAGCGACGCGTTCGCTCCTCCAGGCGGCAGATAGGGCTGCGACGGCCGGTGAATTCGTCTGGTTCGGCGGCACCACTTGGGGAACTGAGCAAGACGTCACACAAGGGCTTGGCTTTGTGTCTAGGGGAGCGTTTACCATTGTACTGAAATCAGACATCTTGGCTGGCTTTGATACCTACTTCAGGACACTTCGGCCAAGCAGCAACACCCGCAACCCCTGGTTTAATGAATTTTGGGAGGAAACCTTTAGCTGCTATCTGACCGAGAAGGATCCAAGTTTCCCGCCGAGGCCTAGCTGTACGGGCGCGGAGAGATTAGAAGACAGCTGGGTACATGACACGTTCGTCTCCTACACGGCAACTGCTCTCTTCTCCATCGCGCACGGCCTTACGCGGCTGGCAATGGACGTGTGCGGGTCCGCGACGTTTTGCGAGGGTCTACTCAACCACCCAGACCGCCAAGCCCTCACCATCCAATATATCAAGAATGCCAGTTTTACAGAGGTTGGGCTGAGCCATACTTTTACCGATCAGGGCGCCGGACAACCGAACTACGTCATCATGAATTATCAGAGAGACGGGAACAACTACCATTACACACAAGTTGGGACGTACAGCGGCGATATCCTCACTCTTTCAAGACTGGACGTAAGGATGTACGACAGGAATGGTGATGTAATAACACCTACGTCCAAGTGTATAGAAAACTGCAACCTGTGCTTGACCGAAGCTGCACGGGTGGATGAAAGATTCCTCTTGGTTACTGAGGATGTAGATGTGCTTGTGGCTGGAGTCTTTCCCATACACGAGGCAGGCGATGGCATCTTTACGTGTGGCGACATGAACCAAGCCGGTTTCGAACTGTTAGAAGCTTTTCTCTTTGCGATAGACAGAGTTAACGATGACGGAACGCTGCTGACTAATGTCAAACTTGGCCCGTTTGCGATAGATTCGTGTTCGAGCTCCATGAGAGCATCGCGCGACGTCTCCAACTTCTACAGTCGGTCAGTGACCTTTCAGAACAGCCTCGACCCACCGGCGCGTCCGAGTGACGTCATTGGATACGTTGCAGAGGAGACCGATACCGTCACTGCCGCCGTGGCCAATCAGATTACCCCCTTCAGAGTTGTGAACGTTGCGTACGGTGCGACGGGGGTGGAGCTTGGAGAAGCGAACACTTTTCCGTACGTCCTGCGCACCGTTCCCTCTGACCTAAGACAAGCCAACGCCCTTCTTTCTATCGTGCAGAGGTTCGGTTGGTCGTACGTCTCTGTCGTGCTATCGGACAACACGTACGGCAGAACGCTGTCGATAGAGTTCGCCAGAATCTCTAAAGACGCCGGCGTGTGCATAGCGACGACCCAGAcgattaaaaccacagcgacgGCCGGGGACCTGTCGGCGATAGTAACGGCACTGAAGACCAAGCTGCCTGGAGCTGTGGGACTGGTACTCTTCACCTCGGCCGAAGACACGAGGCGACTTCTTGAAGCACTTACCGCATCAACCGATGCAGCAGGGGTCTTCATTCTAGTAACCGGCACAAAATGGGGTGACCTCTTGTCCGTTGCGAGGGATTTTGAAATTGCAGCGAGAGGCGCCATTACCCTCACCATACCAGCCAGCCCTGTCCAGGACTGGCAAACCTATTTTGAAAACCTCCAACCGGGTTCCTATTTCAGGAACCCTTGGTTCAACGAGTTCTGGAACGACCATTTTCAGTGCGACTTCTCGAACACCCAGGATAGAAAGTATGACTCGACATGTCTCGGAACGGAGCGGCTCAACTTCGGCGCAAACGGACTCGCTCAAGAACTGTACGTACCGTACGTCATAGACGCCGTGTACGGTATCGCTAACGGGTTGCACAGCCTGCTTGTCAACACCTGCGGAGCGCCGTCTCTCTGTCCGCAGTTCCGAAACATGTCGAACGCTGGGCCCCTGCTTCGAGAAGAGCTGACCAAGATCAAGTTTGCCGGCGCCAACGCCAGGCAGTTCGGCTTCACGGAGACGGGAGACGGCAACGCCAGATACAACGTTCTGAACTACCAGCGTAAGGTGGACGGATCATATGGATTTGTCGAG GTGGGTTCTTACACCAGCGCAGCTCTGGACCTAAATGTGGCCGACGTACGTGTGTACAACAGGCCCGGACAGGTGTTAACGCAGATCCCACGCTCGGCCTGCAACGGGACCTGCTTCGAGTGTCTGGACGAGAGCTTCCCCAACAGATGCACCAACGGGTCGGCAACGGCAGGGAGCGCTGCTGTCGTGGACGGGGACATCTTCGTGGCAG gtTTGTTCCCCATCCACGATAGCGGCCACGACGTTTACTCCTGTGGAAGCATCAACGAGTGGGAGATGCAGCTGTTTGAGGCCTACATGTTCGCGCTGGACCGCATCAACGCCGATCCCTCCATCCTCCCGTCCGTGCGCCTCGGGACCATCGCGCTGGACACCTGCGAGAGCGCTCGGAAAGCGGCACGGGACATCGCCAACTTCCTGAGCGGCGAGAAGACGTACTACGTCACCGAATATTCGAGCTCTTTCGTCGAACCGGCTTCAACTCTTGCCGTCATCGGCGCCTCAGAGGGGGACGTGTCGCTAAGCACCATGGGAGTTGTAGAGACATTCAAGATGGCGCAGGTGTCCTATGCGTCGCCGGAAATCCCCATGACAACGAGAGCGAATTATGAGTATCTCCTCCGGACGGTTCCAGCACTGGAAAGGCAGGTGCAGGCCCTGATGGACATGGCGTCTTATTTTAAGTGGAAATACGTATCGGTGTTGTACACTCCCACAGTCTACGGAACGGTACTTTTTGAACGTTTCAAAGAGGAGGCCAAAACGAGAGGGGTCTGCTCGGCTGTGCAACAGGAACTCCGCAATAACTTCACCCAGCCGAATTTCGATGATGTTATTGTGGAGCTGAGAAGGAAGAGCGAGGCTTCTACCGTCATACTCTTCACGGAGAGGGCGGAGACCGAGAACGTTCTTCTGGCGGCGCAACGCGTCAACGTCCGCTCGTTCTACACCTGGATCGTCACCAGTAAGGTCGCCGGCGACGTCGACGTTTCCCTCTCGCAAGACTCCGTAATCAACGGCGCCGTCCTTCTCAAGGTAGAAGCACAAGAAGTGCCAGAATTCGACACATATCTCGAGACACTCACGCCGGAGACCAACCGAAGAAACCCGTGGTTTAAAGAGTTTTGGCAGGAACACTTTCAGTGTAACTTGCCGAACGAGCCCGTTAAGTATCCAGTAGTGTGCTCCGGTAACGAGAGGTTAACTGAGAGTAGCTTAACCCGTAACCCTGCAATAGTACACGTTATCAGAGCTGTGTACGCGGTGGCACACGGACTGGACACGACGCGGAAGTTCTACTGTCCGACGGAGCCAGAGGTCTGCGACAACTTTCGGAACGCCAACGACAAGCCGGAGAGGGCGTACGGCTTCGTTCGGGACGTAGATTTGATCGGCATTGCTGGAAGTCGCTTTCGTTTCACAACGACAGGAGACGGGGACGTTGGGTACGAGATTCTGAACTACGAAATCACAGCGCCACCGAGCAGATTCGGATATGTAAAG ATCGGCACATGGAGTGACGGGTTGTTCCTAGAGCGCAGTCCCGACAGCACCAGCACGGAGACCGTGAAGTACCCTCCCTCCCAGTGTACCGGGGAGTGCACGGAGTGTGTACAGCAGGGTATCATGCCTGCTCCTCCCCAGGAACAACGCATCGACGTCCCGACTCAAGTCCGGACCAGAGACGTCTGGGCAATCATCTGCATGACGCTCGCGGCCTTGGGAATGTTCTTAACCGTCATGTTGATCATCTACTTCCTCGTGAAAGTCCGCTCTTCATCTCTGTCCGGTGTCACTACCTCCACATCTCTAGGGTATATCATACTCTTCGGTCTCTTCACCATGTATGCTATGGTGTTGCCGTTCGTCATGACGCCGAATGACGTGGTGTGTGGAGTGCGTCGCTTCGGCCTGGGGTTTGTCTACGCGCTGACGCACGGCGCTATCCTGGTCAAGACCGTCCGCATCTGGCGCATGTCGCGGATGGAGAAGGCCGGCTTCCCCGGTGAGGACGCCAAGTTCACCCGCAACTGGAGTAACGTGTTCATCGTGTGCGCGCTGATGCTGCCGCAGATTGCCATCGGAGTCAGCTGGCTGCTAGCGAGCCCACCGGCCACATATTCCCTCGGCACCACCATCTACTGCGGGTACAGCAGAGCAGGCTTGCTGCTCTCCTTGCTGTATGTCATGTTCCTGGTGTTCCTTACTGTTATCTACAGCTTCGTGGCCAGGAACTACAGCATGAACATGTGGGAGGCCCGCTACATCATCGCCATGACCTGgctgtgcgtgtgcgtgtggaTCGCGTGGGCGTGCGTCTTAATGCTGACCGAAAGGGACTTCTGGGATCCAGCCGTGTGCGTCGGCCTCCTCCTCATCGCAACGTTCATCCTCATCCTCCTGTTCGTCCCGAAGCTTCAAGCCTTCGCATCGTACCATCACAACTTCACTTCCCACTACGACATCAACAAGAGGCCGAACTCCATACAGCGTTCAGAGGTCGAAACGGACTCCATGGGTTCGCTGGACAGTATCTACGGCGTGGCGAGCCTGCAGGACAGCGCGGTGACAGCGGACGCCTTCTATCGCAACAAGACGGCAAACGGGAAGCTGTCGAGGAGCGTGTCCAACACCAGCAACCACGCAGGTGCCAGTAACCTGTACGTCTACGACGGACGGCGAG AGAGACCGAATGATTTAGAAATTACCAACATCGACAGCATAGTAGATGAAGAAAACGAAAGCAAAGAAGAGAGTTATG GTTACTGCTTTGGAAAAGAACATGATGCATGGGATTTCTACCAATCAGAACGAAG ACGGCGACGTGGATGA